From the Helianthus annuus cultivar XRQ/B chromosome 17, HanXRQr2.0-SUNRISE, whole genome shotgun sequence genome, the window ctctccgttttcacacttttcacCCTTTTCTCTAAAtcttgaccctatatatatatatatatatatatatatatatatatatatatatatatatatatatatatatatatatatatatatatatatatatattaatattatactATAAAATAGAGTATTTTTTTCTTTAATATGACTATCATATTGATATAccttttataattaatatatatatacacacactcacaCATATGTACGCTTTTAGATAAACAATAAGAAAGCAAGACTTTCACTTGTATTATACCTTAAGTTTTGTTTCTCTCATATGTGAGACAAGATTCAACTCTTTGACTTTTTTTCTTTATCAATTTTTATAGCTTTTACAGCTTCAAACATCAAACTTCGAGTAttgatatctcattcatcttagctacTTGTTAGTCATGGTTTGCTTTGTTGTGAAACACTCATGGTAGAACACACACCCAGAAAATATTACTTATCTTAACATCACTTATATATAAATATTGTTTTCTAAATTAGGAAAAAGatcattttctcattttgtataaaaaaaacttcatttttcacaaaatttccaacagaaagtgtgcatgggtcggttttgacaaagaaccataaccataaccgatcggttatggtggttatggttattcggttttgatggttatagcgggtcggttatgggctCTTAACCTTATGGTCGTGGGTTcgagccccacggtgggcgccaatgaagaaacaatGATCTAACTGGACTGAAGTCAACCAGATCAGGGGTTTAGTCTCTGCATAAAAGGGGTTAATCCCCTCGTTGATTCGTGGGTTTAGCTGAATTCCTTTTCCGGTGATCACTGCATAACAAAAAGtcgttagactcgccacggggagaatgggggttctctccgtgaccaccttccggcgtgagaataagtacagtgaTCTCAAGGAAAAAGAAGAAGTAGTAAAAGTGAGAATGAAGTGAAAGTAACTTGTGAGATCATACCTGCAGTGCTTTATATATAGCCGGTTTTTGTCGGGAAAGTAGCTCGACAGAGATAGTAACGGAAAGCACCTTTCCGTCGGCGGTTATTCCACTTTTCCGTCAACCACTAACGTCACATCCATGCACACAGATTGTGAGCGTGATAGACGGCTGGGGtgatgccacgtggaaagtgggttCGTGTAGATTAATCTTCAAATGAGTGCCATCATCGTGATTAGATGAGCGTCCATGCTTATGCCACGTCACAATCAGTTGTAACCGAATGGCCATGCATGATGAGCATTGGAAAGCCTTCTAGAAGATCTACAGCTGTAAACCTTTATGCCCTTGCCACGTGTCTATTCTGTTGTAACAGAAAAGATTCCTTTTGTTCAAGTCTTGACTTCAGGCACGCGGAGATGCAGAGGTTTTACTCTTTAAGCTTAACTGTGCCCTTGTACGAGCCCGCGCAAGGGTGTTAGTTGAGTGTTCCTCTCTTTTCTTCCGGCGCATGGTTATCAGAGACTATTTTTCTTCCATCTTCTGTTGAAAATATTTGCGCGGCTGCGCggggtttttgggaccataccccttcattgTTACATTGACATTATTTGAAATTGTTTGTTATAAGTAGAGTTGTTACTATTAACTAACTATATATTTTAGATAAgtcaaaagtaaataatcattgtctaagtaaacaataaaatattttttagtattaagttgttaaagattttttattgttttgtaataataataataataataataataataataataataataaattgaaTGAAAGAATGTCATGTGGTATTAAACAGACTCTTGTTTTAGTATAAAAATGTTATGTGGTATTAAGCATacttttttattagtattagatataTTATGTGTAAAAGACTAAAATAACCCTGCATTTATCAgtaaattactaaattaccccctGAGTTAACAGATAGATAgagttagagcattcacatccattccaccatattttcacactaaattacactaaaaaacactacattttctctcttattttcaattaaataatatatttttatacctttatcattactttttctctctcctcaaCTCACAgtcactttcaaaatatattaaaaaattataaggggtgaacagtgtcccccaaaATATACAGATGAGCAGTAAATTTTCTCTCtcatccactcacaaccacttttgatactctttatattataaaaactctaCACACATAATTTGATGGCATGAATGTGAATGATCTTAGAGGCGGGAAGTAAAATGAAGATAAGCTACATAGATGAGGAAGGAAATTAACATTTTTTAAACCATTgaagcaaaaccgttaaaacgaccaaaccatgTAAACAAGACCGAagttagactatggggtatggggcttgggttggggcgtgggttgggggaaaacgcccaagccaccatcccgggtgggcttgggttggggcgtggcccttggggcttgggtttcaagccgggcgtggggcggtcttgacaagctgacatggcgggctctcaatggacaaaccaaactagccgttgggttagccgttggccaacggctatgttaattttttttattttttttattttttcactataaaactcacatttttcttccattttttaccacattcaaccacatcttctataattatcttcaattctccttctacaaaacgaaaaaatgcaTCCTCATAACCATGCTTATGACCCGAACAACCCGTatgcattccaagaaaataatcctagcccaccacccaatcgtccaatgcctcgtccatttttcatacaATCTTCTATGCCCGTTGAAGCGAGTTATGCATCGTATCTTGGGAATCGTTGTatactaacttcccacacaccgaggattcgatacctaccccgtttacacaaacgcccatcaacctttcaccaacctccatcgcCCTTTCACAAACTGAAACCGTCCTCGAAACTCAATCACCCAACGATGCTCCTTCCGCatcgaaacccatcaaaaagagaaATCATAAGAAAAAACCGAGGCGGAGAAAGCACTTGAAACcgtcaaacgaaaacaacaaaaatgggtcgTTGCTGAAGAACTTGCATTTGCGAGGGCTTGGTGTCAACAATCTCAACATCCAAGTTTAGGTATTCTTAAACTTTTTTTAttaatggttattttttatataactttgtaacatatattaaattttgtttttattaaaataggaaattctcaaCATCGAACCCATTTGTGGGAAGCGGTTAGTAGAGTATTCCATGAAGAATTGGGAAGGGAGgcttatcgtgaaaacgatagcttatcctcgaaGTGGAGCGAGATTAGCGGCCAACTTACAAAATATagtggttttttaaataaagcagAGCAAAACCccaaaagtggtgaaaccgaatCCGACATTGTGACAAATGCATTGGTTGCATTCAAATCAAATGTGGGGACCGACTTcagtttcatgcattgttgggagatttgtaagtttcatccaaagtgggcgaatatccccagtggtagcgaaagtaacacgtcttccaaaaggtcaagggcctcgtccctagcccaatctgatgcacgagatcaagagtgtttgaggaccttttggatgattcgccaagcccaaaccggcctgagtatggaagagatgccgcaaaaaggcgtgctcaaaaatcaagatctggtacggcatcgccttcagctgggagttcgGGCTTCCGTAGAGGAATATACAGCGATCAGTTGGATGACATTGGATGCAAGTTAGATACATTCAACGtcttccaacaacaaagggccgaacAACGAAAGAGCAAAGAAACTAAAGACGCCGCTAGATATGCCCTGAAACAAAGAAGGGATGATTTGAAATTCCTATCCGAGCGCATTGATCACCTAGAGGGTGACGAGTTGCAACTAGTCTTGgagatgagagaagagataaaaaacaaatataaacgttaggaattttttatgtaattttctttatttaaaaatattataaaaattaattttgttgttttaaaaaatagCCCAGCGGGTCAGCCTagcgaagcccaccaaacccacgctCCACCATACCGTATTGAATATGAGTCACCCCATGTGTGCCCCCGTGTAACTCATgccccaacccaacccaacccaacccaacccaacccaagcccaaccatACCCACGCTCTTAACTCAACAAAATTCTAACTTGAACAAAGATCCTTGCTTGAAAATCTGCATAATTGTTTCAACAAAACAAGGGTTTCATCGACTCCTCGTCGGAATCAATCCAAGATGGCAGATCTTCACCAACTTTCTGATGAACAATTCGTTGCCGTTGCTGTTTTCCAGGTCTCTTTCCCTTCCGATCATTTGTTGATTCCTGCAATATGGTTAAAATCTGATATTGAAATTTTTCCCTCTCTAATTTACAAGTATAGGGTTTCGCTTTTATTTCACTTTTATGGTTTTctgaaattatatatatatttctactGCAATTGGGTCATGATAAATTAGGATTTTCACCTTAGATTTGCTTTGAATTTTTTTAGGGCAAAAGCCATTAACTCATGGTATGAAACACATGAAAGAGTTAACAGCTACATAATTCAGAACACATTTACAAAATTCAGCATAGGATTCTCTTAAGTTTATCTGTTGGGGATTATTGTTACTTACCTGATCACTGATCAGTGATATAATCGTTTGTTTAggtttttataaacaaaatatGGTACTAAAACAAAATCCAATTAGCTAAATATAATATGAAAAATTATCAAAATAAATTTGTTAAAACAATTAAAAAGCCGGATAGTTATAAATtataacatgaacagattgacTCTAACTAAAGGTCGAGCTATAGACTAAACTGAGGACTAATGCGTTCAGCTGAAACACTTTCAGTTTTTGTTGAGAAGTGCAAGAGTATTCTGATTAACTGCTTTCACAATTTCCTCCTTGTACCAAACCATTTGTTTCCTTTTGTATATGCATCTCTCTTGTATTGGAAACTACTTTTAACCATATTTGTCAAAAGCGCACTAGGCGCTCCGGCGCAGCAAGGCGAGCCTTTAGCGCCTGGTGGCAGCTTAGGCACAAAAATGGGttttttttgtaaaaacagtGCTCATGCGTGCGCCTAGGCGCGGCGAACCATGTCTTTTTTTGTGCTCAGGCGCAAAAAACAAAAGGTAATGACCATTAAAAACGAATCCGGGCGAGGCCGATgcgcctcgcctgcgccttgcgtctttgacaacatagcTTTTAACTACTATGAACCCGTTGAAAAGCATCTAAGACCCAGATAAATTGAGTTAAATTAAAATCTCGTATGTATTTGGGTACATTCAGTTTATCTCATAATCACGTTAATTGATTATATACATGCATCCATACGCAGACACCCACCACAAACTATTTTCATCCATTTCATTAAATCTGCCAGTGATGCTAAAAATATTAACAGTTTCTTGGCTAAATTATTTTCCTTCTTTGTTGACTATGTAATTAACATATATAGTATCTAATATCTATAAAAGTTAACATCTTGATATAATATGTGTCACCTAAATTTTTACATGCAATAAATAAACATACATCCACTGGTCACTTGAAACATTCTGAGCATCTAAACATCTTCGCATCTAAAAGATAGAATTTATTACATAACGTACATTACATCATGCATCTTATCATAAAACATCCATACAATTCTGTACACAAGTCACAAGGTAAGATTTCATCTGAACCAAAAGTTTAGTTTAAGACTTTAAGTTGCACAAATGAGTAAATGACACAACTATGATAAGGAttaatttttttacatatttttCTGCTTGTTGCTGGTTAAAAATCTGCTCTGAAATATCTATCGTTTCGTAGGCAAATAAACATGTTTATAAACATCTTGGCAAAACATGCACATGGTAATCTGAACCTTCTATGCATGTTCTATCAGTCATTCCAATCTAACGTTGCATTGTGGCCCGGTCGTGTTTCACCTGAACACCCAAATCCCATTTGTTTTACCAACAATTTTGGAGGCACCACATTTAGGGATGAGATTTtttaccgaaataccggtaccgtaccggtaccgtaccgataccgtaCCATACCGATTATaaacggtaccggtatcggtaagGGATTTTTCGAAATTCGGTATCGGTATAGGTATttttcggtaaataccggtattAATACCGAATTTAATAATGAATTCCAATGGGTTTTTAGGTTGGATTACGAAGAGTCCAAGTCCACTACAATATATTGAACTGAACTAATATATAACAAACCCTAAACCTAAAATCCTTTGACATTCTATAGAACACTCTATGATCAATCAAGATTCAAGAATCCAAAATCCAACTCTATCTTTTTCTTCGAGGTATTCAAAATTTCAAACAAATTCAAAACTATATTTCATGTATGCTTCTTTTTTCTGTGTTCTGATTACAAAACAAAAATATCGATCGGTCATCAATGTTTTAATTTTAATCCTTCATGTTTTTTGCTTTAATACGTCAGACATCATCAAGAAAACATTATTCGGTCAGAAACTCAGACATCAATGGTTATTAAGTCGATATTAGCTCATCTATTTGGTAGTTTTCCTACGTTGACCATCTAGAAGAAAACATATAAATCAAAACATATGACGTAAACTGCTATTTTTTTATCAAAAGCCATAAATTCCCTAACAAAAAGATACTGACTCATGAAAAATACGTCATATCAAAAGCCAAAAAAACAATGGATCAAAATTATCAAAACTTCATAAAAAGTTAATAGGGTAAAAATTATCAAAACAAAATTATTAATATTGATaagtttttatgtttttgattttagaTTTGAATTCTTCTAAGTTCTAACTTATTTATGGCATCTTCATCATCGGTAAAAAGCATGGAATCCATTGAAGTAAGTTAATTTTTAATGGTTTGCACATAATATTTTTTAGGTAAAATAAaggatgacacaaaagcggtacCAATGTGGTAAAataccgaaataccggtaccgataccgataccgtaccagtaccgaatCTATAAATACGGTACGGTAATCGGTATCCACATTTCCTgaatttcggtaacggtatttgcggtatcggtaccggtatcatACCGATCTCATCCCTACATTGGAAACTAAAATATAAGTAAAACGAATAACAATCTGTTGCTGCATACATAAATGATAATTCTAATTCAAATACACATGATACGTCCATATGACAAATTGACAATTTGTTTGATCGCTCTCATTGCCGAAGTAGCATAGTTCTATTATTAATCATCGGCAAAAATAATTAATTTGATAGTACTGTGATTAGCTGCAAATCCTAGAAGATAGTGCACGTCAGCATCACAAGCAATGACTATCAGGTCATTGTCTTCATCCCTGTATCTTAAACGAGGCCTTCTACTTTTTAACTTAATCCTTCGTGCTACTTCATGTTCTAGCTCCAAAAGGCCTCATGAAGTAGGAAATTGGAACTTTATCATATCTCCTTTAAAAGTTGCCTTCACTGTCACCATCTTTATATCTGAGATATTGGCCACCGTCTGTTTTGGGGATGCATGAACATGCGAATACGGGATTATATTGTTTATTGTATATTTTGGTTTTGCTGTGCTCTCACTCACAGTAGGGTGATCACCGTTACGCAATGAATTTCTCAATGATTTCTTATTTCTCCACCTCTTAACCCTTACCATCAGGAACACAATAAAAGCTAAACCAAAACGTGTATTCGAAGGCCATTGCAAGTTTTGCTTTGTCCATGCTTTTGGTGACGGTTTTAAGTCGGTAGTATGAACAGTCTTTTTGCTGTGCTTTGGCAATGGCCAACTTGGCATACCATGGTCTCGACAATAACGCTTCAATGTAGACCGACCGACTGAAAAAAAAAGAACACACATCAGACCAAATATCATTACAACAAATAAAATGACTAAAGAAAACCGCGAACAAGTAAGAGAACTTACCACGAAGGCTCTTGGCTGCTTGATCTATTGGCCTTTCAACATATTTTTTAACTGCTTCCATTGTAAGAGAGTTTATTTTACGCTTTCTGCCTTGTTTTGAACTGTTACTTTTTTCTCCAGCATCGGTAATGTTATCGCTCGTTTTCTGAATACTCACACTGGGAAACCCTGTATgatgttggtatcatcgtcatcggaaacccaggaccatTCGGAACGGACGGTGTTGTGACCGCACACACAATCGTTTTCAAACAATCCACAGTAATTACAATACATCATCATGAAAACGAACAAACTGATATTTCTGAATGATAAACTAAACTAACCGAACAAACTTGAATCGAACTTGAACTTGAATATAATAACTTGCAATACAGAGACGAATGTACTGACTTAACCGATTATGAACAAGGGTTGCGGCCGGCTTTATATGCAGTGAACAGGTACGTCTTCAAACGTCACACCGTTTCATGAAGAGATATGATGTTTCCATCATAACCGCTCGTGCGGTTATTACTTGACGTACCGGTTCATAAACATCGGCCCAAGCCCGCTTGTTCTCTAACATTACATAACCTAACTGGACTTGATATATTGTTCGACCCACTAGACTTGGCCTCCGGCCCAAATACATAATATAAACAATAAACAGTTTGACCCATTACtaactaaaacaaataaacaaacgaTACCGGCCCGAGAACCGTTTCGGATGGACTTGATTATTGATCTTCATTCACCGCCCTAAGCAAGAACATCCGAGTCTCCGACCGTGATCACTCCTTGCGATTGTTGGTGACTTCTATCTTGACCACCACTTCGTCGTCGCTTGATTCTTCGAGCCAACCGCAGTTGTTGCTTGAATTTCCAGCCATGACATCTTCCTTTTTCCCACGCTCTTTCTTCATGTAGTCGAAGTACCACTCGACTAGTTCCAAGTAGTAGATGTAGGCGACTTTTATCTCGTATGCATCATCCGGTTCGTAACCATACTTGGCCGCGATCACATCCCACATATTCTTCTCCATCACTTCCTTGAACCCTCCGTTGTGCTTTACAATGCGATGTAACAATATGAGACTAAGGTCTCGACCATCAATCAATTCGGGTGGCATTGCTTTCTCACAAACAATTCCGAGAAAATCCGTAATAAACCAAATCAAGACTTCTTCGAATGGTGCTTCGAAAAACCTTTGGTGTTTCTTTATTTCCTCGTGCAACGTAATAAGATCTCCCGGTTCTACACAACTTTCCATAATCATGTTCCTTTCGATGACGTCTTCCTCGAGTTGTGAGAGAATTAACGCTTGTTCCCGAAGCGCTTCTTTTGATTGACGCGGGTTATCTTTTTCGCCTTCAATGTAAATTAAAAGCGCCTTCTTTGCTTTCTTGGAATACACAACTTCCTTCTTTCTTGCCCTCGAATTTTCACCGTACACCCTCttcttgtttctttctttttcGAATTCCCTTTCGTAGTAATCACCCAAACATTCTtggaattctttcttttctttcttgtaACCGTTGTCAACGCCAAGATTATCATAAAATGCGTTGAGATAATCTTGTTCCAAGTCAACTTCCGACTTATCTTCATAAATGTCGAACCCTTTCGAGCGACATCCAAACATCTTCTTTAACACACACGTATCCCCCGTTGTAACCGTTTCTATCCCTTGAAACAAAAGTTGTTCTAGACTTAACACGTTCTTGTCTAGACTAGGAGCATAACTTACACACGGGATCGTCTTGTCTTTGCCGTCCACCGGCACTTTAACTTCTCCAATACCATGCACAAACGAAAAATCCTTCCTACTTTCGTTTGTCACTACCCCAAGGTGCCTCTTGAAACACTTAAACACATTCCGATTTCCCGTCATGTGTGTTTTGAACGTAGGATCAACAACCCATATCGAATCCCATTTACCGCCACAAGTATCCTTAACCACATAATCACTTTCAATTGGTAACGGCGATAAATTGATATACTTACTTGGGCAAATCGAGGCGATATGACCAAATTGCTTGCACTTAAAGCAACGGATTCCCGGTTTCCTTGGCCTACCCACCGATGCATTTGCTTTCTTACCGGACTTCTTCACGAACCCCTTTGGAACCATTTTCTTTGGAAACTTCTTCACCGGTGACTTCCCGGTTCGTATGGTTGGCTTCCCCTGCGCGTACTCATCCTCTTCCGCCGCCCGGCCGCACTTTCCACTACGAACAACATCTTCACCGTAATCGGTTTCCACCGATTTTCCCTTGTCTCCACATACCCGGTTCCCATCATGATCACAACTCCTTCCGGTTCCTGttaaacctttggctctgataccaatgttggtatcatcgtcatcggaaacccaggaccatTCGGAACGGACGGTGTTGTGACCGCACACACAATCGTTTTCAAACAATACACAGTAATTACAATACATCATCATGAAAACGAACAAACTGAAATTTCTGAATGATAAACTAAACTAACCGAACAAACTTGAATCGAACTTGAACTTGAATATAATAACTTGCAATACAGAGACGAATGTACTGACTTAACCGATTATGAACAAGGGTTGCGGCCGGCTTTATATGCAGTGAACAGGTACGTCTTCAAACGTCACACCGTTTCATGAAGAGATATGATGTTTCCATCATAACCGCTCGTGCGGTTATTACTTGACGTACCGGTTCATCAACATCGGCCCAAGCCCGCTTGTTCTCTAACATTACATAACCTAACTGGACTTAATATATTGTTCGACCCACTAGACTTGGCCTCCGGCCCAAATACATAATATAAACAATAAACAGTTTGACCCATTACtaactaaaacaaataaacaaacgaTACCGGCCCGAGAACCGTTTCGGATGGACTTGATTATTGATCTTCAGGCATGACTCAGCAAACTCGGACAGAACCTCAAATTTGGGATTCAATTTCCCTAATTAAAGGTGAATTATCTTGGAAAATTAGGTTTTATTTGTAGATTTCATATGAATTCCAAGCATAGGAATCTCAATAATTAATGTTCTTTATTATTTACCCTGTCTGAGTACTCCTCGCCTAGACCGAGTACTCGCAACTCCACAAACGACCGGGTAGGGAACACCTAGCGACTTCTACAACATTACTGCTAGTGACTTGAAATCCTTCCCAAGTGAAACAATCTACGCTCTCCTAGCTTGCTCCCACTGAAACAAGTCTTCCAGTCTGACTTTTTCATACTCGTTCCAAGATTCTCTAATCATTGTACCGGATTTCTTTACTCACTAATCTTACAGGATCTCTAAGCCCCCCCGATTGTCTTACCTTTGCTAGATCCCCGACCTTCTGAGTTCTACAAAAATCCCATGACCCTCTGATCTCTGCCAGATTTCTAATCCTCTGTAATAGCCGATACGAAATTGAAACACCTTAGTCTATGTGCTCCCACTATACCCCGATCTTTTAACTACAACCCGCACCTTGCTTTTCTGTCCCTTTTGAATCGTTTGTTCTTTCTTGACCACTGAATCTACAAAGGTAATCTTTCTCTGCCCATACGTGTTAGGGTTATttccacacacacacacgattAAACACAAACAAGAACAAgagatttacgtggttcggtcaatgtgacctacgtccacgggctGCAACTAGGGTTAGGATTTTATTTCTGGGGTGATGAGAATTACAAAGGACCTATCAACTATTTATAATAcccaaattagggtttacaacttGTTGACCAAGAAAACCGGTAAAATAGGAAACTGTATAAGGCTTTA encodes:
- the LOC110925888 gene encoding uncharacterized protein LOC110925888, translated to MEAVKKYVERPIDQAAKSLRVGRSTLKRYCRDHGMPSWPLPKHSKKTVHTTDLKPSPKAWTKQNLQWPSNTRFGLAFIVFLMVRVKRWRNKKSLRNSLRNGDHPTVSESTAKPKYTINNIIPYSHVHASPKQTVANISDIKMVTVKATFKGDMIKFQFPTS